In Nocardioides sp. JQ2195, a genomic segment contains:
- a CDS encoding LuxR C-terminal-related transcriptional regulator, whose amino-acid sequence MSGAGERLTTFIGRDDMLREVRALLGWSRLVTLTGTGGVGKTRLSLEVAERTRHLFADGATFVDLASLGASAAVAPAMVSALGIVDQSTRTPMEQLQRHLSDKAGLIVIDNCEHVLEEVADLVGDLLELAPETCILATSREPLGLPSEQVFPVGPLDLPEAVRLLVDRTRHQVPGFAVTEANRTVVERLCETLDGLPLAIELAATRLRSLSVEQLLERLHHRFQLLRGDVRGRLKRHQALWDLVDWSHDLCSPDEQLLWARLSVFRGGLDLVAVETVCGFGALDADRIVDVLDQLVAKSIVVAEPGGTQMRFRMLVTMREYGAEKLHAAGETEELRRRHCDHYLARARAMVESWSGPRQPEALAAMRRDHANVLAALEWSATAPGEQEKAATLGSLLRYHWIAGGFLSDGRRWLERILALDLGRTPEHGAALWVAAWVCLIQGDRPAGARHLATCRDLAEELDDQHLLAHVNAWTGLLELFSGNLEESMQAYEDAIEAFGQFGDDAAAQTAMFQLAMAEYFAIGPERALETCDRVVAWCSEKGEGWCLAYSSWITGMCHWRLGDQVAAKAAGVAALELQREFLDGICIALTLELASWISSANERFENAAALFGAATAVWSLLGTDVDAFGPHISADSRRVVEEVDAAIGHPRAERLRAGQRTLDRAGAVLLGLGTGADPSAVVADNPLTKREQQVAELVAEGMSNRQIAERLVISNRTVDGHVERILAKLEVRTRTQVATWVMGRRV is encoded by the coding sequence ATGAGCGGCGCGGGCGAGCGGTTGACGACCTTCATCGGTCGCGACGACATGCTGCGTGAGGTGCGCGCGCTCCTCGGGTGGTCGAGGCTGGTCACCCTGACCGGCACCGGTGGCGTCGGCAAGACCCGCCTCTCGCTCGAGGTCGCGGAGCGCACCCGTCACCTCTTCGCCGACGGCGCCACGTTCGTCGACCTGGCCAGCCTGGGTGCCTCGGCCGCGGTGGCACCGGCGATGGTCTCTGCGCTCGGGATCGTCGACCAGTCGACCCGGACACCGATGGAGCAGCTCCAGCGACACCTGTCCGACAAGGCCGGACTGATCGTGATCGACAACTGCGAGCACGTCCTGGAGGAAGTGGCCGACCTGGTGGGCGACCTGCTCGAGCTCGCCCCCGAGACGTGCATCCTGGCCACCAGCCGGGAGCCCCTGGGCCTGCCCAGCGAGCAGGTCTTCCCGGTGGGTCCGCTCGACCTGCCCGAGGCGGTGCGGCTGCTGGTCGACCGGACCCGTCACCAGGTTCCCGGCTTCGCCGTCACCGAGGCGAACCGGACCGTCGTGGAGCGTCTGTGCGAGACGCTCGACGGGTTGCCGCTGGCCATCGAGCTGGCCGCCACCCGGTTGCGCAGCCTGTCGGTCGAGCAGCTGCTGGAACGGCTGCACCACCGCTTCCAGCTGCTGCGCGGGGACGTGCGCGGCAGGTTGAAGCGACACCAGGCCCTCTGGGACCTGGTCGACTGGAGCCACGACCTGTGCAGTCCCGACGAGCAGCTGTTGTGGGCCCGCCTGTCGGTCTTCCGCGGTGGCCTCGACCTGGTCGCGGTCGAGACCGTCTGCGGCTTCGGTGCGCTGGACGCGGACCGGATCGTCGACGTGCTCGACCAGCTGGTGGCCAAGTCGATCGTGGTCGCCGAGCCCGGCGGCACCCAGATGCGGTTCCGGATGCTGGTGACGATGCGGGAGTACGGCGCGGAGAAGCTCCACGCCGCGGGTGAGACCGAGGAGCTCCGTCGGCGGCACTGCGACCACTACCTCGCCCGGGCCCGGGCGATGGTCGAGTCGTGGAGCGGCCCGAGACAGCCTGAGGCCCTGGCCGCGATGCGCCGCGACCACGCCAACGTGCTGGCAGCGCTCGAGTGGTCGGCCACGGCGCCGGGCGAGCAGGAGAAGGCGGCGACCCTCGGCTCGCTGCTGCGCTACCACTGGATCGCCGGCGGCTTCCTCAGTGACGGCCGCCGTTGGCTGGAGCGGATCCTCGCCCTCGACCTGGGGCGTACGCCGGAGCACGGGGCCGCACTCTGGGTCGCGGCCTGGGTCTGCCTGATCCAGGGCGACCGGCCGGCCGGTGCCCGCCATCTCGCGACCTGCCGGGACCTCGCCGAGGAGCTCGACGACCAGCACCTGCTCGCGCACGTCAACGCGTGGACCGGCCTGCTCGAGCTCTTCAGCGGCAACCTCGAGGAGTCGATGCAGGCCTATGAGGACGCCATCGAGGCGTTCGGCCAGTTCGGCGACGACGCCGCCGCGCAGACCGCGATGTTCCAGCTGGCGATGGCGGAATACTTCGCGATCGGCCCGGAGCGGGCCCTGGAGACCTGTGACCGTGTGGTGGCCTGGTGCTCGGAGAAGGGCGAGGGCTGGTGCCTGGCCTACTCGTCGTGGATCACCGGCATGTGCCACTGGCGGCTCGGCGACCAGGTGGCGGCCAAGGCGGCGGGGGTCGCGGCGCTGGAGCTGCAGCGTGAGTTCCTCGACGGCATCTGCATCGCGTTGACCCTGGAGCTCGCGTCGTGGATCTCGAGCGCCAACGAGCGCTTCGAGAACGCGGCGGCGCTCTTCGGGGCCGCCACCGCCGTGTGGAGCCTGCTCGGCACCGACGTCGATGCGTTCGGACCGCACATCAGCGCCGACAGTCGGCGAGTCGTCGAGGAGGTCGACGCTGCCATCGGTCACCCCCGGGCCGAGCGGTTGCGGGCCGGCCAGCGCACCCTCGACCGGGCCGGCGCGGTGCTGCTCGGGCTGGGCACCGGCGCCGACCCGAGCGCCGTGGTGGCCGACAACCCGCTGACAAAGCGGGAGCAGCAGGTGGCCGAGCTGGTGGCCGAGGGGATGAGCAACCGACAGATCGCCGAGCGCCTGGTCATCTCCAACCGAACCGTCGACGGCCACGTCGAGCGGATCCTCGCCAAGCTCGAGGTGCGCACGCGCACACAGGTGGCGACCTGGGTCATGGGGCGCCGGGTCTGA